One Veillonellaceae bacterium DNA window includes the following coding sequences:
- a CDS encoding acyl-CoA thioesterase, which yields MEVKSFIIHHLVKGADLNHHGTLYAGRGAEWLVEAGFVAASSLTSTESTVCLKIHGMTFTRPVKKGSLLKYESRVVYAGRTSLISYVKVTMAQTDEFVVDGFLTFIHVDESGKATPHGLIVDPVSAEEIELYEKAKSFKN from the coding sequence ATGGAGGTTAAATCATTTATTATTCACCATTTGGTAAAGGGAGCCGACCTTAATCATCATGGTACACTGTATGCGGGAAGAGGCGCGGAATGGCTGGTAGAAGCCGGATTTGTCGCTGCCTCTAGCTTAACATCGACTGAAAGCACAGTATGCTTAAAAATTCATGGTATGACTTTTACCAGACCGGTTAAGAAAGGAAGCCTCCTTAAGTATGAGAGCAGGGTTGTATATGCCGGCCGAACAAGTCTGATATCCTATGTTAAGGTAACAATGGCTCAAACTGATGAATTTGTTGTGGATGGCTTTCTGACCTTCATACATGTCGATGAGAGCGGCAAGGCTACGCCGCATGGCTTAATCGTTGATCCGGTTTCAGCAGAGGAAATAGAACTCTATGAGAAGGCAAAATCCTTTAAAAATTAA
- a CDS encoding hemerythrin family protein gives MFDWKPEYNLNIAEIDKQHKRLFELAGQLYDIAKAKDGYDYYDEINRIFGELRDYTVYHFGYEEKLLAQYGYDDQETKLHKLEHGGFVNKIIQVSKQDLDKNEKQILLDVIMFAVNWIEKHILHTDKKYSEFLNSKGVY, from the coding sequence ATGTTTGACTGGAAACCGGAATATAATCTAAACATTGCTGAGATTGATAAGCAGCATAAACGACTGTTTGAATTAGCCGGGCAATTATATGACATAGCTAAAGCTAAAGATGGATATGATTATTATGATGAAATAAACAGGATTTTTGGAGAATTGCGTGATTATACGGTGTATCATTTCGGCTATGAGGAGAAATTATTGGCGCAGTACGGTTATGACGACCAGGAAACCAAGCTTCACAAACTGGAACATGGCGGCTTCGTTAATAAGATAATCCAGGTTAGTAAACAGGACCTTGATAAGAATGAAAAACAGATTCTGCTGGATGTTATAATGTTTGCTGTCAATTGGATTGAAAAACACATTTTGCATACTGATAAAAAATACAGCGAGTTTTTAAACTCCAAAGGGGTTTACTAA
- a CDS encoding NAD(P)/FAD-dependent oxidoreductase translates to MNKKYDVAIIGGGPAGIFAAYELAAKQPNASIILIEEGRDIHTRRCPIAEKKVAQCIKCHPCSIMRGFGGAGAFSDGKYNFTTEYGGWLNEYLSDNEVLDLIDYVDKINMQYGAPSEVFSSKNHGLSRQALAYDLHLLEAKVRHLGTENNLTIMKHIYEHLKEKVTMVYNQRVTKINIGDNEFSLDFEGVKEAVVCSYLIAAPGRAGSEWFAGQCRELGLQLFNNQVDVGVRVEIPADVFKHITDEVYEAKLVYRTKQYGDLVRTFCMNPKGYVVAENTDGIITVNGHSYRDEKLHSKNTNFALLVSNRFTEPFNEPHQYGKRIASFSNMLGGGVLVQRFGDLIKGRRTNEHRMAQSFTKPTLKATPGDLSLVLPKRHLDNIIEMIYALNKIAPGMANDDTLLYGVEVKFYSSRLKLSNKLETAIPNMFAIGDGAGVTRGLSQASASGVYAARTIIERMTM, encoded by the coding sequence ATGAATAAAAAGTATGACGTAGCTATTATCGGTGGTGGGCCGGCAGGTATTTTTGCTGCGTATGAACTTGCGGCTAAACAGCCAAATGCCAGCATTATTCTAATTGAAGAGGGACGTGATATTCACACCCGCAGGTGCCCAATCGCCGAAAAGAAAGTTGCTCAATGTATAAAATGCCATCCCTGCAGCATTATGCGTGGTTTTGGCGGCGCAGGAGCCTTTTCGGACGGCAAGTATAATTTTACTACTGAATATGGCGGTTGGCTTAATGAATATCTTTCGGATAATGAAGTCTTGGATTTAATAGACTATGTTGATAAAATAAATATGCAGTATGGCGCGCCCTCGGAGGTATTCAGCAGCAAGAACCACGGTTTGTCCCGACAGGCGCTTGCTTATGACCTTCATCTTCTTGAGGCTAAGGTTCGCCATTTAGGAACGGAAAACAATCTAACCATCATGAAGCATATTTATGAGCACTTAAAAGAAAAAGTAACAATGGTTTATAACCAGCGTGTTACCAAAATAAATATTGGTGACAACGAATTTTCCTTAGACTTTGAGGGGGTCAAGGAAGCGGTTGTCTGCAGCTATCTGATTGCCGCGCCTGGACGGGCCGGCTCGGAATGGTTTGCTGGCCAGTGTCGTGAATTAGGTCTGCAGCTTTTTAATAATCAGGTGGACGTCGGAGTAAGGGTCGAGATACCGGCCGACGTTTTTAAGCATATAACTGATGAAGTTTATGAAGCTAAGCTAGTTTATCGTACTAAACAATATGGTGATCTTGTTCGAACCTTCTGCATGAATCCCAAGGGCTATGTAGTTGCCGAGAATACTGATGGGATTATTACCGTCAATGGTCATAGCTATCGTGATGAGAAGCTCCACAGCAAAAATACTAATTTTGCGCTATTGGTGAGCAATAGATTTACTGAACCATTTAACGAACCGCATCAATATGGCAAACGGATTGCCTCTTTCTCCAACATGTTAGGCGGTGGCGTACTGGTGCAGCGCTTCGGCGATTTAATTAAGGGACGCCGTACGAATGAGCATCGCATGGCCCAAAGCTTTACTAAACCTACCTTAAAAGCTACGCCCGGCGATTTGAGTCTGGTGCTGCCTAAGCGTCATCTGGATAATATTATTGAGATGATCTATGCCCTTAATAAGATTGCTCCGGGCATGGCCAATGATGATACTTTGCTGTATGGTGTTGAAGTTAAGTTTTATAGTTCACGCCTCAAGCTCAGTAACAAACTGGAAACCGCAATTCCAAATATGTTCGCCATCGGCGATGGCGCCGGCGTAACGCGCGGACTGTCGCAGGCGAGCGCCAGCGGAGTATATGCTGCTCGTACTATAATTGAGCGAATGACTATGTAA
- a CDS encoding LysR family transcriptional regulator, which produces MDIHHLVYFIEVARHRNFTKAAQALHISQPSISKMIKVLEEELGVRLFSRTTRQIELTDAGRAVLHEAQHIINSFQNLKSELSDVMQLKTGNILFGLPPMIGASFFSKIIGKFNQQYPGITIKLIEVGSRQVEYGIEDGSLDIGVVALPIVKEDAFEMLSFVKEPLMVITPNDHRLAAKAKVSLVELKDEPLAFYREDFSLHDTIIERCSERGFYPKTICESSQWDFIAEMVAAKLGVALLPTTICRDLDPKRIKSIPLVDPIIYWDLAIIWKKDKYIPFAVKEWIKFTSSLLGINYKIN; this is translated from the coding sequence ATGGATATCCATCATTTGGTATACTTTATTGAAGTTGCCCGCCATCGTAACTTTACCAAGGCTGCTCAAGCATTGCATATTTCGCAGCCGTCAATTAGCAAAATGATTAAGGTACTCGAAGAAGAACTCGGAGTTCGGTTATTTTCCCGGACCACCCGCCAGATCGAACTTACTGATGCCGGCAGAGCAGTGCTTCACGAAGCCCAGCACATTATAAATTCATTTCAGAATCTAAAATCAGAGCTGTCTGATGTAATGCAGCTTAAAACAGGCAACATTCTGTTCGGTTTGCCACCAATGATCGGCGCCAGTTTCTTTTCGAAAATTATCGGCAAATTTAACCAACAATACCCCGGCATTACCATTAAACTTATTGAAGTCGGCTCAAGGCAAGTAGAATACGGCATCGAGGATGGAAGCCTCGATATCGGTGTCGTAGCTCTGCCTATTGTTAAAGAAGATGCTTTCGAAATGCTTTCTTTTGTCAAAGAACCGTTAATGGTTATCACGCCTAATGATCATCGTTTAGCTGCCAAAGCAAAAGTTAGTCTCGTCGAATTAAAAGATGAGCCGCTTGCTTTTTACCGCGAAGACTTCTCTCTCCATGACACCATAATCGAACGCTGCAGCGAGCGCGGCTTCTATCCCAAAACTATCTGCGAAAGTTCGCAGTGGGACTTTATTGCGGAAATGGTCGCTGCTAAGCTTGGCGTGGCTTTGTTGCCGACAACCATCTGCCGCGATCTTGACCCTAAGCGTATAAAAAGCATTCCCCTTGTTGACCCAATTATATACTGGGATTTGGCGATTATTTGGAAGAAGGATAAATATATCCCGTTTGCTGTTAAGGAATGGATCAAGTTCACTAGTTCGCTGCTTGGCATTAACTATAAAATAAATTGA
- the nifJ gene encoding pyruvate:ferredoxin (flavodoxin) oxidoreductase, with the protein MRKMKTMDGNTAAAHISYAFTEVATIYPITPSSPMAEHVDEWAAQGRKNIFGQTVKVLEMQSEAGAAGAVHGSLQAGALTSTYTASQGLLLMIPNMYKIAGELLPTVFHVSARALAANSLNIFGDHQDVMAARQTGFAMLAESSVQQVMDLSAVAHLAALKSRVPFINFFDGFRTSHEIQKIEVLEYDELAKLVDMEDVEAFRRRALNPDHPVVRGTAQNPDIYFQEREVSNKIYEDLPEIVEKYMAEISKLTGREYHLFNYHGAEDADRMIVAMGSACDAIEETVDFLNARGEKVGLLTVHLYRPFSLEHFFKYIPKTVKKIAVLDRTKEPGSLHEPLYLDVKSAFYGKEWQPVIVGGRYGLGSKDLVPGHIIPVFDNLKLDQPKDGFTVSIVDDVTFTSLPVGEDVDTTPAGTKACKFWGLGSDGTVGANKSAIKIIGDHTDMYAQGYFAYDSKKSGGITVSHLRFGKKPIKSPYLINKADFVACHNQSYVFKYNVLEGLKKNGNFLLNCTWNQEELEANLPAAMKRYIANNNINFYTLDAVKIAKEIGLGGRINMIMQSAFFKIADIIPLEDALKYLKDAVVDSYGKKGQSIVDMNNAAIDQGVNAIVKVNVPEAWKTAQDEVQEEKQVPEFIKNILEPMNKSEGDKLPVSAFVGMEDGTFPLGTAAYEKRGIAIDVPEWQMDKCIQCNQCSYVCPHAAIRPVLATDEEVAKAPEGFTAKAAIGAKDLKFSMIVSPLDCTGCGNCAQICPAKEKALVMKPLDTQLHQAPVWDYAVAAIAPKANPVNKLTVKGSQFEQPLLEFSGACAGCGETPYAKLVTQLFGDRMMIANATGCSSIWGASAPSMPYTTNHRGHGPSWANSLFEDNAEYGLGQYLGVKAVRQNLANDIKQALELGISAELKAAFEGWLENIDNGNGTRERADQLIALLEAEKGDNELLNKIYTNKDFFVKRSHWIFGGDGWAYDIGYGGLDHVLASGEDVNVLVFDTEVYSNTGGQASKSTPAAAIAQFAASGKTTKKKDLGMMAMSYGYVYVAQISMGADKNQTLKAIAEAEAYPGPSLIIAYAPCINHGLRVGMGCSQLEAKRAVEAGYWGMYRFNPTLKEEGKNPFTLDSKEPTANFREFLMGEVRYSSLKKQYPEFAEALFAKTEKDAMERLEGYKRLAAQEYKTAAKEAAAAKE; encoded by the coding sequence ATGAGAAAGATGAAGACAATGGATGGCAACACAGCCGCCGCACACATCTCATACGCATTTACTGAAGTGGCTACCATCTATCCGATTACTCCATCGTCACCAATGGCAGAACATGTAGATGAATGGGCTGCTCAAGGAAGAAAGAACATTTTTGGCCAAACTGTAAAAGTGCTTGAAATGCAATCCGAAGCAGGGGCTGCTGGCGCTGTTCACGGTTCCTTGCAAGCAGGTGCTTTAACTAGCACTTATACAGCTTCACAGGGTCTTCTGCTCATGATTCCTAACATGTACAAAATTGCCGGTGAATTACTGCCGACAGTATTCCATGTTAGTGCTAGAGCCTTGGCTGCTAATTCACTGAACATTTTTGGTGACCATCAAGACGTTATGGCAGCAAGACAAACCGGTTTTGCAATGCTGGCTGAGAGCAGCGTACAGCAAGTAATGGACTTAAGCGCGGTTGCTCACTTGGCTGCCCTTAAGAGCCGTGTTCCGTTTATTAACTTCTTTGATGGTTTCAGAACTTCCCATGAAATCCAAAAAATCGAAGTTTTAGAATATGATGAACTGGCTAAACTGGTTGACATGGAAGATGTTGAAGCTTTCAGAAGAAGAGCACTCAACCCTGATCATCCGGTAGTACGCGGTACTGCTCAGAATCCGGATATTTACTTCCAAGAGCGAGAAGTTTCCAACAAGATTTATGAAGATCTTCCGGAAATTGTTGAAAAGTACATGGCTGAAATCAGCAAACTTACCGGACGTGAATACCACCTGTTCAACTATCACGGCGCTGAAGATGCTGACCGTATGATTGTTGCTATGGGCTCGGCATGCGACGCTATCGAAGAAACTGTTGACTTCCTCAATGCTCGCGGAGAAAAAGTAGGCTTACTAACTGTCCATCTGTACAGACCATTCTCACTTGAGCATTTCTTCAAATATATTCCGAAAACTGTTAAGAAAATTGCTGTTCTTGACAGAACTAAAGAGCCTGGTTCACTCCATGAGCCGCTTTATCTTGATGTTAAGAGCGCTTTCTATGGCAAAGAGTGGCAGCCTGTTATCGTAGGCGGCAGATATGGCCTTGGTTCAAAAGACCTTGTACCTGGACATATCATTCCTGTATTCGACAACCTGAAATTAGACCAGCCTAAAGACGGTTTCACTGTCAGCATCGTTGACGATGTAACCTTCACATCGCTGCCGGTTGGCGAAGATGTTGATACTACTCCGGCCGGAACTAAGGCATGTAAATTCTGGGGTCTTGGCTCCGACGGAACTGTTGGTGCAAATAAGAGCGCCATTAAAATTATCGGCGACCACACTGACATGTACGCTCAAGGCTATTTCGCTTATGACTCCAAAAAATCCGGCGGTATTACCGTATCGCACCTGCGTTTCGGCAAGAAACCGATTAAATCCCCATATCTCATCAACAAAGCTGATTTCGTAGCTTGCCACAACCAGTCCTATGTATTCAAATACAATGTTCTGGAAGGCTTGAAGAAAAACGGCAACTTCCTGTTAAACTGCACCTGGAATCAGGAAGAGCTTGAAGCTAACCTGCCGGCAGCTATGAAACGCTACATTGCTAATAACAACATCAACTTCTACACTCTTGATGCTGTTAAGATTGCTAAAGAAATCGGTCTTGGCGGCCGTATCAATATGATCATGCAATCAGCCTTCTTCAAGATTGCTGACATTATTCCGCTCGAAGACGCACTTAAATACCTTAAAGACGCTGTTGTTGATTCTTATGGCAAAAAAGGCCAAAGCATTGTTGATATGAACAACGCTGCTATCGACCAAGGTGTTAATGCTATCGTAAAAGTTAATGTACCTGAAGCTTGGAAAACTGCTCAGGACGAAGTTCAAGAAGAAAAACAAGTGCCTGAGTTCATTAAGAATATCCTTGAGCCGATGAACAAATCCGAAGGTGACAAATTGCCGGTTAGTGCGTTCGTAGGCATGGAAGACGGTACCTTCCCTCTTGGTACTGCCGCATATGAAAAACGTGGTATTGCTATTGATGTTCCAGAATGGCAAATGGATAAATGTATCCAATGCAACCAATGTTCGTATGTTTGTCCGCATGCAGCTATCAGACCGGTATTGGCTACTGACGAAGAAGTTGCTAAAGCTCCGGAAGGCTTTACCGCAAAAGCTGCTATCGGCGCAAAAGATCTTAAATTCAGCATGATTGTATCACCGCTTGATTGTACTGGCTGCGGCAACTGTGCTCAAATCTGCCCGGCAAAGGAAAAAGCGCTTGTTATGAAACCGCTTGATACTCAGCTTCACCAAGCTCCGGTATGGGATTACGCTGTAGCAGCAATTGCTCCTAAAGCTAACCCTGTTAACAAGCTGACTGTAAAAGGCAGCCAATTTGAACAGCCTCTCCTCGAGTTCTCGGGTGCTTGCGCAGGCTGCGGTGAAACCCCGTATGCTAAGCTTGTAACTCAACTGTTCGGCGACAGAATGATGATTGCCAACGCTACCGGTTGTTCTTCAATCTGGGGCGCGAGCGCACCTTCGATGCCTTACACTACTAACCACAGAGGTCACGGTCCGTCTTGGGCGAACTCTCTGTTCGAAGATAATGCCGAATACGGCCTTGGTCAGTATCTTGGCGTAAAAGCAGTAAGACAAAACCTTGCCAATGATATTAAACAAGCACTTGAGCTTGGTATCAGTGCTGAACTTAAAGCTGCATTTGAAGGTTGGCTGGAAAATATCGACAATGGCAATGGCACAAGAGAAAGAGCCGACCAACTTATCGCTCTGCTTGAAGCTGAAAAAGGCGATAACGAACTGCTTAACAAAATCTATACTAACAAAGACTTCTTTGTTAAGAGATCACACTGGATCTTCGGCGGCGACGGTTGGGCTTACGACATCGGTTACGGCGGCCTAGACCATGTTCTTGCTTCCGGCGAAGATGTTAATGTCCTGGTATTCGATACCGAAGTATACTCTAACACCGGCGGTCAGGCTTCCAAGTCTACTCCGGCTGCGGCTATTGCACAATTTGCTGCTAGCGGCAAGACTACCAAGAAGAAAGACCTCGGCATGATGGCAATGAGCTATGGTTATGTATATGTTGCTCAGATTTCCATGGGCGCTGACAAAAACCAAACCTTAAAAGCTATCGCTGAAGCTGAGGCATATCCGGGCCCATCCTTAATCATCGCTTACGCTCCTTGTATCAACCATGGCCTTAGGGTTGGTATGGGCTGCAGTCAGCTTGAAGCTAAGCGTGCTGTTGAAGCCGGCTACTGGGGAATGTACAGATTCAACCCGACTCTTAAAGAAGAAGGCAAGAATCCGTTCACACTTGATTCCAAAGAACCTACTGCTAACTTCAGGGAGTTCCTTATGGGCGAAGTTCGTTACTCCTCCCTCAAGAAACAATATCCGGAGTTCGCTGAGGCTCTGTTCGCTAAGACTGAAAAAGACGCTATGGAAAGACTTGAAGGCTACAAGCGTCTGGCAGCACAAGAATACAAAACTGCAGCCAAAGAAGCTGCAGCAGCAAAAGAATAA
- a CDS encoding LL-diaminopimelate aminotransferase yields the protein MALINEHYLKLPGSYLFAEIGRRVAKFKDENPEANIIRLGIGDVTRPLPPAAIEGMHKAVDEMADEKTFRGYGPEQGYDFLIQKIIGTDYAPRGISLDVDEVFISDGSKSDVGNIQEIFGLNNTVAITDPVYPVYLDTNVMAGRTGELQQDGRFGKVIYLVCNAENSFKPALPTERADLIYLCVPNNPTGTTLTRDELKAWVDYAKANKSVILYDAAYEAYIREDSVPHSIYEVDGAKDVAIEFRSFSKNAGFTGTRCAFTVVPKTVMGYTADGKQIPLNKLWNRRQTTKFNGVPYIIQKGAEAIYSAAGQQQIKALVDYYMENARIIREGLASAGLEAFGGVNAPYIWLKTPNNMDSWAFFDKLLTNVHIVGTPGTGFGPAGAGYFRLTAFGSKENTLEAIERIKTKLSI from the coding sequence ATGGCCTTAATTAATGAACATTATCTTAAATTGCCTGGCAGCTATTTATTTGCGGAAATCGGCCGCCGGGTAGCTAAGTTTAAAGATGAAAACCCTGAGGCAAACATTATCCGCCTTGGAATCGGCGATGTTACCAGACCGCTGCCGCCGGCTGCAATCGAAGGCATGCATAAGGCGGTCGATGAAATGGCCGACGAAAAAACCTTCCGCGGCTACGGTCCTGAACAAGGCTATGATTTCCTCATTCAGAAAATCATTGGTACCGACTATGCTCCCCGCGGCATTTCGTTAGATGTTGACGAGGTTTTTATCAGCGACGGTTCAAAAAGTGATGTCGGAAATATTCAGGAAATCTTCGGACTTAATAATACTGTTGCCATAACCGACCCGGTATACCCAGTCTACCTTGACACCAATGTAATGGCCGGTCGTACAGGCGAACTTCAGCAGGATGGCCGGTTCGGCAAGGTGATTTACCTTGTCTGCAATGCCGAAAATAGCTTTAAACCTGCCCTCCCGACAGAACGGGCTGACCTAATTTATCTTTGTGTACCAAATAATCCGACCGGTACCACTTTGACCAGAGATGAGCTCAAAGCATGGGTTGACTACGCTAAAGCTAATAAATCAGTAATTCTTTATGACGCTGCTTATGAGGCATATATCAGAGAAGACAGTGTTCCTCATAGTATTTACGAGGTAGATGGCGCCAAAGACGTTGCCATCGAATTCCGGTCTTTTTCAAAAAATGCCGGTTTTACCGGAACACGTTGCGCCTTTACCGTTGTGCCAAAAACAGTAATGGGCTATACGGCAGACGGGAAACAAATCCCGCTTAATAAGTTATGGAACAGAAGACAAACTACCAAGTTCAACGGCGTTCCTTACATAATTCAAAAAGGAGCTGAGGCCATTTATTCGGCAGCCGGCCAGCAGCAAATCAAAGCTTTGGTCGACTACTACATGGAAAATGCCCGCATCATTCGTGAAGGCTTGGCTAGCGCCGGCCTAGAAGCCTTCGGCGGTGTCAATGCCCCTTATATTTGGCTCAAAACGCCTAATAACATGGATTCCTGGGCCTTCTTTGATAAACTGCTCACCAACGTTCATATTGTCGGCACACCCGGCACCGGTTTTGGCCCAGCGGGTGCAGGCTATTTCCGGTTAACTGCGTTTGGCAGTAAAGAAAACACCTTGGAGGCAATTGAAAGAATCAAGACAAAATTAAGCATTTAA
- a CDS encoding spore coat protein produces the protein MPLNFSQKEKMLLADQKNHEQICIQKYQSYASQAQDPQLKQLFSQLAQQEQTHLDTLNQISSGQVPSMSQGQQGQQSGQNQQSSMQSSAQSSASSSAQNNSQSASSMQNQASFPGYGTSSQGDATLCNDMLMTEKYVSSGYDTAIFEFTNAQVRQALNHIQKEEQQHGEKIFNYMQSKGMYNVQQ, from the coding sequence GTGCCATTAAATTTTAGCCAGAAAGAGAAAATGCTATTAGCTGACCAAAAAAACCATGAGCAAATCTGTATCCAAAAATATCAGAGCTATGCTAGCCAAGCTCAAGACCCGCAATTAAAGCAATTATTTAGCCAACTTGCTCAGCAGGAACAGACGCACTTGGATACTTTAAACCAAATTTCCAGCGGTCAAGTGCCTAGCATGTCCCAGGGGCAGCAAGGTCAACAAAGCGGTCAAAATCAGCAAAGCTCTATGCAGAGCAGCGCGCAGTCCTCGGCATCGAGCAGCGCGCAAAATAATTCTCAGTCGGCAAGCAGCATGCAGAATCAAGCTTCGTTTCCTGGTTATGGCACCAGCAGTCAAGGCGATGCCACGCTGTGCAATGATATGCTGATGACCGAAAAGTATGTTTCGAGTGGATATGATACTGCAATTTTCGAGTTTACCAATGCTCAAGTACGCCAAGCTTTGAATCATATTCAAAAAGAAGAACAGCAGCATGGTGAAAAGATTTTTAATTACATGCAAAGTAAAGGCATGTACAATGTCCAGCAATAG
- the ptb gene encoding phosphate butyryltransferase produces MKSFAEIIEAAKKVPACRIAVAAAEDEHVLDAVVEAKERGIAEAVLVGSKTKIETIASKMNIDINCFEIIDEPDTAKAALKAVQLVSSGQAQAVMKGLVATADMLRAVLNKEVGLRAGKNILSHVAVAEIPGFDRLIIITDAAMNVTPDLLQKAQIVQNAVSVAHAIGVECPKVACLAAVEVVNSDMPACVDAAALSKMAERGQLKGCIIDGPLALDNAVSVEAAEHKGIKSQVAGRADILMVPELVSGNVLYKSITYFAKGNLTGIIVGAKAPVIVTSRSDSAEAKLNSIALAVMAAQAK; encoded by the coding sequence GTGAAAAGCTTTGCGGAAATAATCGAGGCCGCCAAGAAAGTGCCTGCCTGCAGAATTGCTGTGGCGGCGGCCGAAGATGAGCATGTGCTGGATGCTGTGGTCGAAGCCAAAGAACGAGGCATTGCCGAGGCGGTTCTAGTCGGCAGTAAAACTAAGATTGAAACTATTGCGTCGAAAATGAATATAGATATTAATTGTTTTGAAATTATTGATGAACCTGATACCGCCAAAGCTGCTTTAAAGGCTGTGCAGTTAGTCAGCTCAGGGCAGGCTCAGGCCGTTATGAAGGGGCTTGTTGCTACGGCCGATATGCTGAGAGCGGTGCTCAATAAGGAAGTCGGGCTGCGAGCCGGAAAAAACATTTTATCTCATGTAGCTGTGGCCGAGATACCTGGTTTTGATCGGCTGATTATTATTACCGATGCGGCTATGAATGTTACTCCTGATTTGCTGCAAAAGGCGCAAATTGTTCAGAATGCTGTTAGCGTAGCCCATGCAATTGGCGTGGAATGTCCTAAGGTAGCTTGTTTGGCTGCTGTTGAAGTAGTTAATAGTGATATGCCGGCTTGTGTTGATGCGGCGGCGCTTTCCAAGATGGCAGAGCGTGGGCAGTTAAAAGGTTGCATCATAGACGGGCCGTTAGCGCTAGATAATGCCGTCAGCGTGGAGGCGGCTGAACATAAAGGGATAAAGAGTCAGGTAGCAGGGCGGGCTGATATTTTAATGGTGCCCGAACTGGTATCCGGCAATGTTCTGTATAAATCAATAACCTATTTCGCCAAAGGAAATCTGACTGGTATTATCGTAGGCGCTAAAGCGCCGGTTATTGTGACCTCGCGATCAGATTCAGCTGAGGCAAAACTCAATTCTATTGCATTGGCCGTAATGGCAGCCCAAGCTAAGTAG
- the spoVAD gene encoding stage V sporulation protein AD: MKKKQGKQSIMFAAPPYITSTATIVGPMEGEGFLGEYFDMIMKDNINGKGSWEKCESSMMEWAIKKAVEKDNSTLDDIDYMLAGDLLNQLISAHFAMRSLGRPFLGLYGACSTLAESIVIGSMILDGEYGSKVAIAVSSHHDAAERQYRFPTELGVQRPPSAQWTVTGSGAAVLSVEGTGPRVVAATVGKVVDMGVKDPNSMGPAMAPAAADTLWQHFQDTGRQPSYYDMIYTGDLGVVGKTLVIQLLQDKGLDLSQNYEDCGCMIYREEQDAHAGASGCASSGIVFCGYLYPAMLKAKLKKILLVGTGSLHSTTSYQQKESIPCIAHAVALEM; encoded by the coding sequence GTGAAGAAAAAGCAAGGCAAACAAAGCATAATGTTCGCCGCACCGCCTTATATAACAAGCACCGCAACAATAGTCGGTCCTATGGAAGGTGAAGGGTTTTTAGGTGAGTATTTTGATATGATAATGAAGGATAATATCAACGGTAAGGGTAGTTGGGAAAAATGTGAGTCATCGATGATGGAATGGGCTATTAAAAAAGCGGTTGAAAAGGATAATAGTACTTTAGATGACATCGACTATATGTTGGCCGGAGATCTGCTTAATCAATTAATATCTGCTCATTTTGCCATGCGAAGCTTAGGCCGGCCTTTTCTCGGACTGTATGGGGCATGTTCGACTTTAGCGGAAAGTATAGTGATTGGCTCGATGATTTTGGATGGTGAATATGGGAGTAAGGTTGCAATTGCCGTTTCCAGTCATCACGATGCTGCCGAACGGCAATATCGTTTTCCAACTGAGCTTGGGGTGCAGCGGCCTCCTTCTGCACAGTGGACTGTAACCGGTTCGGGCGCGGCAGTATTGTCTGTGGAAGGGACAGGACCACGGGTTGTGGCAGCAACAGTCGGCAAAGTCGTTGATATGGGGGTAAAAGATCCAAATTCAATGGGACCGGCAATGGCTCCGGCGGCCGCAGATACACTATGGCAGCATTTCCAGGATACGGGCAGGCAGCCATCTTACTATGATATGATTTATACCGGCGACTTGGGGGTAGTTGGAAAAACTCTTGTTATTCAGCTGCTCCAAGATAAAGGGTTGGACTTATCGCAAAACTACGAAGATTGCGGCTGCATGATTTATCGCGAAGAGCAGGATGCCCATGCCGGAGCTAGCGGTTGCGCCAGCTCTGGTATAGTATTTTGCGGGTACCTGTATCCTGCTATGTTAAAAGCAAAATTAAAGAAGATATTACTAGTTGGAACCGGCAGTTTGCATAGCACCACTTCTTATCAGCAAAAGGAGTCTATTCCTTGCATTGCCCATGCGGTGGCTCTTGAAATGTAA